Proteins encoded together in one Orrella marina window:
- a CDS encoding DUF5989 family protein, giving the protein MKFLVDLFGFLFSKKSRLVLIPFLAVILLFAAIFVVLANSSWAPFVYAVF; this is encoded by the coding sequence ATGAAGTTTCTAGTAGACCTTTTCGGGTTTCTGTTCAGCAAAAAATCGAGGCTGGTGTTAATCCCATTCTTGGCGGTGATCCTTTTGTTTGCGGCCATTTTTGTTGTGTTGGCCAATTCCTCCTGGGCGCCTTTTGTGTATGCGGTATTCTGA
- a CDS encoding SGNH/GDSL hydrolase family protein: MSSRKSPMMRLLSGTCLVLVGLLLAFVAVEALVRVATSSQQNYLIEMWRYATLLKRSSADPVVGHEHIPGASASLQGVDVSINSLGMRGPEPDLTTPGKHKVVIIGDSTAMGWGIPESETLRAQIAGYLGPDVEVMTTGVGNMNMTQIVANWLRYSDVIRPDTVIVLATARAPAVQSTEEAGWLVRHSQAYALLVSFVEIAMHNTPGQDGLVTGYETMWSGGPGRVAMDEALDRLKKDQAKYGYRVLLMQVPEPHSFQPYRFQFTTDIMQAESEKRGWTFLDPLPDLQQQPAESYWVANNDVHPNAKAFQVMANVLKPHLDSIREQ; this comes from the coding sequence ATGAGCAGCCGAAAATCTCCCATGATGAGATTGCTTTCAGGAACATGCCTCGTGCTTGTGGGTTTGCTACTGGCTTTTGTTGCAGTTGAAGCTCTGGTGAGGGTGGCAACCTCCTCACAGCAGAACTATCTGATCGAGATGTGGCGCTATGCGACACTGCTCAAGCGAAGCAGTGCCGATCCTGTCGTGGGCCATGAACACATTCCCGGCGCATCCGCTTCGCTGCAAGGGGTTGATGTTTCCATTAACTCGCTTGGCATGCGCGGACCAGAACCAGACTTGACAACGCCTGGCAAGCATAAGGTCGTAATTATCGGCGACTCTACAGCCATGGGCTGGGGTATTCCGGAAAGCGAGACATTACGGGCACAAATCGCCGGCTACTTAGGCCCTGACGTTGAGGTAATGACGACTGGCGTCGGCAACATGAACATGACGCAGATTGTGGCCAACTGGTTGCGCTACTCAGACGTGATACGCCCGGATACGGTCATTGTACTGGCCACAGCACGTGCGCCTGCTGTGCAGAGTACTGAGGAGGCTGGATGGCTGGTACGCCATAGTCAAGCTTATGCCTTGCTTGTGTCCTTTGTCGAGATCGCGATGCACAATACCCCTGGCCAAGACGGCCTGGTAACGGGCTACGAGACTATGTGGAGCGGTGGGCCTGGACGCGTTGCTATGGATGAGGCGCTGGACCGTCTAAAGAAGGATCAGGCGAAGTATGGCTATCGTGTGTTGCTAATGCAAGTTCCGGAGCCGCACAGCTTTCAACCCTATCGGTTCCAATTTACCACCGACATCATGCAAGCGGAAAGCGAGAAGCGCGGCTGGACCTTTCTAGACCCACTGCCAGACCTGCAGCAACAGCCTGCCGAGAGCTATTGGGTGGCCAACAACGATGTTCATCCTAATGCAAAGGCCTTTCAAGTTATGGCGAATGTGCTGAAGCCACATTTGGACTCTATCCGGGAGCAGTAA
- a CDS encoding SxtJ family membrane protein, protein MPYQTHLVAILALKNRETKVSNRVFGFVWCFIIGFFATLPLWRAEPVHMPTAVVAVSLALVAIVAPGLLTVPNRLWTRFGKKVNGVMSNVVLFMIYFLFITPGAALLRLCGRNQLELRFDPKTDTYWTERPSDTTNFTQPY, encoded by the coding sequence ATGCCGTACCAGACTCATCTGGTTGCAATACTAGCGCTGAAAAATAGAGAGACAAAAGTGAGCAACAGGGTTTTTGGTTTTGTGTGGTGCTTCATCATTGGGTTCTTCGCCACGCTGCCATTGTGGCGCGCAGAGCCTGTCCATATGCCTACTGCGGTCGTCGCTGTGTCGCTGGCCCTCGTTGCTATCGTCGCGCCAGGCCTGCTGACGGTGCCGAATCGATTGTGGACACGCTTTGGAAAAAAAGTAAATGGCGTGATGAGCAACGTTGTACTTTTCATGATCTATTTTTTATTCATTACTCCTGGTGCAGCGCTTTTGCGTCTGTGCGGTCGCAACCAGCTCGAGCTTCGGTTTGATCCAAAGACAGACACTTACTGGACTGAACGCCCTTCAGACACCACGAATTTCACCCAGCCCTACTGA
- a CDS encoding carbamoyltransferase family protein, with protein sequence MQILGISAYYHDSAAALIRDGIVVAAAQEERFTRKKQDSDFPRNATRFCLEAAQGSAIDHVVFYDKPFLKFERILETYISFAPKGFASFRAGLPIWAKEKLFQRSLLTKELNDLAPGQFASDDLLFSEHHLSHAASAFYPSPFEEALVLTMDGVGEWATTSVAIGRDSELKIIRELVFPHSLGLLYSAFTTYAGFRVNSGEYKLMGLAPYGKPRFAESIRKHLVDVKEDGSFRLNQRYFNYCTGLSMTNARFHNLFGRQPRLPESPLEDFHADIAASIQQVTEDIVLRMTRALARETGQKNLCLAGGVALNCVANGKIAADGAFDNIWIQPAAGDAGGALGAALAAYHLHVKAPRRVCSPDAMSGSALGPEFSLSEVEAALSASGARFTVVPDESLFDETAAALAAGEVVGWFQGRMEFGPRALGNRSILGDPRRSDMQKKFNLKIKFRESFRPFAPSVLAEAAADWFDMSVPTSPYMLTVSTVAEQHRTISAQHAAAHHRLKDQYLVRSDIPAVTHTDFSARLQTVHAEQSPRYHALLKAFETLTGCPMLINTSFNVRNEPIVCTPAEAFTCFMATGMDRLVVGNVMMRKVDQDITLVTDYISRLEMD encoded by the coding sequence ATGCAAATTCTCGGAATCTCTGCCTACTATCACGATAGTGCCGCCGCTTTGATTCGTGATGGCATCGTTGTCGCAGCAGCACAGGAAGAGCGGTTCACCCGTAAAAAGCAGGATTCCGATTTTCCGCGCAATGCAACCCGCTTCTGCCTTGAAGCCGCGCAAGGCTCTGCAATTGACCATGTTGTGTTTTATGACAAGCCGTTCCTCAAGTTCGAACGTATTCTAGAGACTTATATAAGCTTCGCCCCGAAGGGCTTCGCTAGCTTTCGCGCAGGTCTTCCGATTTGGGCGAAAGAGAAACTGTTTCAACGCTCGTTGCTAACGAAAGAACTCAACGATCTCGCTCCAGGCCAGTTCGCGTCTGATGACCTGTTGTTTTCCGAGCATCACCTAAGTCATGCGGCTTCGGCTTTTTATCCCTCACCATTTGAAGAAGCTCTGGTGCTGACTATGGACGGAGTCGGGGAATGGGCGACTACATCTGTGGCAATCGGCCGCGACTCGGAACTGAAGATTATTCGCGAGTTGGTTTTCCCTCACTCACTTGGCCTTCTATATTCTGCCTTCACTACTTATGCAGGTTTTCGAGTAAATTCTGGCGAGTACAAGCTCATGGGTCTCGCACCCTACGGCAAGCCGCGCTTTGCCGAGAGTATCCGCAAGCATCTCGTTGATGTTAAGGAAGATGGCAGTTTTCGGTTAAATCAGCGTTACTTCAACTACTGTACCGGGCTAAGTATGACAAATGCCCGCTTTCACAACCTGTTCGGCCGTCAACCGCGACTACCAGAAAGCCCTCTCGAGGATTTTCATGCTGATATTGCGGCCTCAATCCAGCAAGTCACCGAAGATATCGTTCTACGCATGACACGGGCATTGGCTCGAGAAACGGGCCAAAAGAACCTCTGTTTGGCTGGCGGGGTGGCGCTTAACTGTGTGGCCAACGGCAAGATTGCCGCCGATGGTGCCTTCGATAATATATGGATACAACCCGCTGCAGGCGATGCGGGCGGAGCGCTTGGAGCGGCACTTGCTGCCTACCACTTACATGTCAAAGCTCCGCGCCGTGTGTGCTCCCCGGATGCAATGAGCGGTAGCGCACTGGGTCCTGAATTTTCACTTAGTGAAGTCGAAGCTGCGCTGTCTGCCAGCGGGGCACGTTTCACTGTTGTACCGGATGAGTCACTATTTGACGAGACGGCTGCCGCACTAGCGGCAGGCGAGGTGGTAGGCTGGTTCCAGGGTCGTATGGAATTTGGCCCCAGAGCGCTGGGTAATCGCTCAATCCTCGGAGATCCTCGTCGATCAGATATGCAGAAGAAGTTTAATCTCAAGATCAAGTTTCGCGAGAGCTTCCGGCCCTTTGCCCCATCAGTTTTGGCGGAAGCAGCCGCAGACTGGTTCGATATGAGCGTACCGACCTCGCCCTATATGCTAACCGTTTCAACAGTAGCGGAACAGCACCGAACAATATCCGCGCAACACGCAGCAGCCCATCATAGGTTGAAGGACCAGTATCTCGTGCGCTCCGATATTCCGGCAGTGACGCATACCGACTTTTCCGCCAGGTTGCAGACCGTTCACGCCGAACAAAGCCCTCGCTATCATGCTCTTCTAAAAGCATTCGAAACCCTCACCGGCTGCCCGATGTTGATCAATACCAGTTTCAATGTCCGGAACGAACCGATTGTTTGCACACCAGCCGAAGCATTCACCTGCTTCATGGCCACCGGTATGGATCGATTAGTTGTCGGCAACGTCATGATGCGTAAAGTGGACCAAGATATTACGCTAGTGACTGATTATATTTCACGTCTTGAGATGGACTGA
- a CDS encoding SGNH/GDSL hydrolase family protein, translating to MSEESEKSKIGTRIRKSLTGLFQLFIVLCLLGGFLDIVYPLAISTKNYLTHKVSETWPFRSAEPSLAQNIVLPESGFFSVRQEPGIRNIAAEYHSKNINVAADGLRYNGQDPPEKVSRTGLLLGSSTAFGYGVTDDQTIAAHLENELKDVRLYNYAGIGQPTTDNILRWYDLQKKYGKPDFVILAGVGYQIYVDCQAKQTPAVNSRSNIFVYLANRIADKSTHEKIQPCASSESLDLAIRSSILSIEKAVEFGRKQGVPFHIVYLPTPYDENINIDNLLKTAQAKEHILAMQRVYRRYRQELARLDFPELIDLSNALPSDKMYFLDAGGHLSDEGNKFLADTLFQRIWGNEDPERIRAGQDMKKNYSLGLH from the coding sequence ATGAGCGAGGAGTCAGAAAAGTCGAAAATCGGAACGAGGATCCGTAAGAGTCTGACTGGGCTCTTTCAGCTTTTTATCGTGCTCTGCCTCCTTGGTGGATTTCTTGATATTGTCTATCCATTAGCCATTTCCACTAAAAACTATTTGACACATAAAGTTTCTGAGACGTGGCCTTTCCGATCAGCCGAACCTAGCTTAGCTCAGAACATTGTCCTACCAGAGTCGGGTTTCTTTTCGGTTAGGCAAGAACCGGGAATTCGCAATATTGCCGCTGAATATCACTCAAAAAATATTAATGTAGCAGCTGACGGCTTGCGCTATAACGGTCAAGATCCCCCGGAGAAGGTAAGTCGCACCGGGCTATTGCTCGGTTCGTCAACGGCATTCGGCTATGGAGTCACTGATGATCAGACAATTGCTGCGCATCTGGAAAACGAACTAAAGGATGTCCGACTTTACAACTATGCTGGCATAGGTCAACCGACGACGGACAACATACTGCGTTGGTACGATTTGCAGAAAAAATACGGTAAACCGGATTTTGTCATCCTCGCCGGTGTTGGCTACCAAATATACGTTGACTGCCAGGCGAAGCAGACACCAGCAGTGAATTCACGGTCGAATATTTTTGTCTATCTGGCCAACAGAATCGCGGATAAATCTACCCATGAAAAGATACAGCCCTGCGCATCCAGCGAAAGTTTAGATCTGGCTATTCGCAGCTCAATACTATCTATAGAGAAAGCGGTTGAGTTCGGCCGCAAGCAAGGTGTTCCTTTTCATATTGTCTATCTTCCAACGCCCTATGATGAAAATATCAATATTGACAACCTTCTAAAAACAGCTCAAGCGAAAGAGCACATTTTAGCGATGCAGCGGGTATACCGTCGCTACCGGCAAGAATTGGCAAGACTCGACTTTCCAGAACTCATCGATTTGTCGAACGCACTACCATCCGACAAAATGTATTTCCTGGATGCAGGGGGGCACCTTTCTGACGAGGGAAACAAGTTTCTTGCTGACACGCTTTTCCAACGCATTTGGGGTAATGAGGATCCGGAGAGGATACGTGCAGGTCAGGACATGAAAAAAAACTATTCCTTGGGTCTTCACTAG
- a CDS encoding MBOAT family O-acyltransferase → MLFQLPSFLLFFLIFCALFAFCPRKFLLNYVTIASLVFYAWWYPPAVLLLIALIVGCWLMLQLVWRDRRWLALCVVLSLMPLVLFKYTDFLLETIDGILGIESPRLGWALPLGLSFVTFTIISYLVDTARQPSQKRPGFWPTAVYLTFFPHLIAGPILRANHILPQLPRLAIAWADFMPNLALFTVGMLKKVLVADPVGAYVDQAYSSHATLSGWESVAAIFGFSIQIYCDFSAYSDMAIALAGMLGISFPENFRSPYISTSLGEVWRRWHITLSFWLRDYVFKPLHGRLHKYARHLSIVLTMIVSGLWHGAAWTFIVWGLAQGLIMVVESISGYRRFSATSSGWQRGFCILLTFLVWSVLTVIFRSPSMSVAYDVAIGSFVRVGLGDWPAAATVPVLLGVGLLLLHPFDQVDKIRAAAARVPTAILAPMCLLLCLGCATIASMQPANFYYFDF, encoded by the coding sequence ATGTTGTTTCAGTTGCCATCGTTTCTGCTTTTTTTCCTGATTTTTTGTGCTCTTTTCGCTTTCTGTCCCCGTAAGTTTCTGCTTAATTATGTCACTATCGCCAGCCTGGTCTTCTACGCGTGGTGGTACCCGCCTGCAGTTTTATTGCTGATCGCGTTGATTGTTGGTTGCTGGTTAATGTTGCAGCTCGTTTGGCGAGACCGACGTTGGTTGGCGCTTTGCGTGGTCTTGTCTTTGATGCCGCTTGTGCTTTTCAAATACACGGACTTCTTGCTTGAGACCATCGATGGCATTTTAGGTATCGAGTCCCCGCGCCTTGGCTGGGCGTTGCCCCTTGGATTGTCTTTCGTCACCTTTACCATCATTAGCTATCTGGTCGATACGGCACGCCAGCCGAGCCAGAAGCGACCGGGCTTCTGGCCGACAGCTGTATACCTGACTTTCTTCCCTCACCTCATCGCCGGGCCAATCCTCCGCGCGAATCATATCCTGCCTCAGTTGCCTCGACTGGCAATTGCGTGGGCTGACTTTATGCCTAACCTTGCTCTGTTCACAGTCGGCATGCTGAAGAAGGTGCTGGTGGCAGATCCAGTTGGTGCCTATGTCGACCAAGCCTACTCGTCGCATGCAACCCTATCGGGTTGGGAGTCTGTGGCGGCGATATTCGGCTTTTCGATTCAAATATATTGCGACTTCAGCGCCTACTCTGACATGGCGATTGCACTGGCGGGCATGTTGGGGATATCGTTTCCGGAGAACTTTCGCTCGCCTTATATTTCGACCTCGTTGGGTGAGGTCTGGCGGCGCTGGCACATTACCCTGAGTTTCTGGCTCCGTGATTACGTGTTCAAGCCCCTACACGGTCGTCTGCACAAGTATGCCCGCCACCTCTCCATTGTTCTCACTATGATCGTTTCTGGCTTGTGGCATGGTGCAGCTTGGACCTTTATCGTTTGGGGGCTGGCCCAAGGGCTAATCATGGTTGTCGAGTCCATCAGCGGCTATCGCCGTTTCTCCGCAACTTCTTCAGGATGGCAGCGGGGATTCTGTATTCTCTTAACCTTCCTGGTTTGGAGTGTACTAACGGTGATCTTTAGGTCGCCTTCAATGTCTGTGGCCTATGACGTTGCAATTGGCAGCTTCGTGCGCGTCGGTTTGGGCGATTGGCCTGCTGCGGCGACCGTACCCGTGCTGCTTGGCGTTGGGTTGTTACTGCTGCATCCATTCGATCAAGTAGACAAGATTCGTGCAGCGGCGGCACGTGTGCCGACGGCTATTTTAGCCCCGATGTGTCTTTTGTTGTGTCTTGGATGTGCGACCATTGCCTCGATGCAGCCAGCAAATTTCTATTACTTTGATTTTTAG